AAGCATCAAACAAACCGTCAATTTTTGCTCCTGGAATCCCAAATACATAATCGACATGATGATTTTTTAAACTTTCTACAATCACTTCAGCACCATTTCTACTTTTTTCCACCATCTGTTACACTACCTTTCAAATAATGTTACATAATTTCAAAACCACTTATACAAAAGGGTGAATATTAAAAAAAATACAAAATCGTCCATCACAATAGTACAGTTAATCAACCTGTATCACTTCGTTATTATAGCATGCGATCTTTTATTTGTTTAATGATTTGTTTGCTAAAATAAAACTGTAATCAATTTTTTATATTCCTTGTTTACTTATTCTCCATATCAATATAAGTTTAAGAAAAAATAAAGAAAATATTTAGGCTAAACGTATAAATCGACGAGTTTTCCAACGCTTGTTTCCCTACTAGTTCAACGATCGATCAAAAATCGTTACTCTATCCAGGACTAGACTTATTATGAAAAACTTAATACTTATCTAGTTGACTTTACTAGTGATATTCACTATATTTAGAGCGATCTGAATAACTTGTTAGGTGAGGCTCCTATGGAAACACAGGCTACTGCTCAAAAATGTCGAAAGACAGTAATGGGTAGGACAGGAATTGTCGAATTAAGGCTTTTCACAAAGTAGCTAAAAGCTCTGCTTTTTACGTTTCATAGTGCTAAAACTCAACGATGAGAATGATGAAAAGCCCTATTTGTGCTGAAATCAATCCCCCTTCGCTGAGTTATTCTAAGCGGAGGTTTTTTGTTTTGATAAATAATGTTGACAGAATTCTTAATTTTTTGGAGGTGGATCTACAAATCGAAGAAGAAAATGTCTCTTCATAATGATATGGTATAGAGATTCTTCTTTTATTTCGAATTTACTGTGATTCATTATTTTTAGTAAATAGACTTTTTATCCCCCATCTAAATCAATTCCTAAAGCCAAACTTTATTTGATGATCAATTAAAATGATTAGCGAGGAATAAAAAATGAAAACAGGAATGAAATTTTTAATTTGTATGATTCTTTTTGTTCTCTTGATTTTTACAGGAATCGGGAGTTACACGGCAATCAATTTTCATAACGGGAAAAAAATAGCTCAATCTCAAGTGAACAAGAGCAAAAATACTAATTTTTCTGGTGATCAACAGACAAATATGAAAGAAATCACAATTATGTTAATTGGTGATGATGGTCGTGAAGATGATGAAGATGGCGGACGCGCAGATACTTTGATGGTCGCCCACTATAATAGTGAAACTAAACAACCCAAATTAGTCTCAATCATGAGAGATTCTTATGTATCAATACCTGGTCATGGATTAGAAAAAATCAATGCAGCTTATGCATATGGTGGAGCAGAATTAACTAGAAAAGTCCTCAATGACTCTTTTGGATTACCAATCAATTATTATATTTCAGCTGATTTTAATAATTTTATTCGATTGATCAATGAGCTTTATCCAAAAGGGATTGAGATTGATGCGGAAAAAGATATCAATTTAGACAATGTCGACATCAAAAAAGGCAAACAAACTATGGATGGCAATACATTGTTACAGTATGCTCGTTTTAGAATGGACGAAGAAGGTGACTTTGGTCGTGTAAGAAGACAACAACAGGTCATGGACGCCCTGGCAAAACAATCTAAAGATGCCGTTTCCTTCTTACAACTTCCAAAAATTGCTGGTGAAGCTGTCGGTTACTTAGATACAAATATTCCTACTGACCTTCTAGTAGACTTGGCAAAAGATTTTCTAACAGGGAACGTAAAAAGTCTTGAAACATTATCTGTACCAGTTAAAGGGAGCTGGTCATTTAACGATTACACTGATGCAGGCAGTGTATTAGAAATAGACGAGAAACAAAACCAAGAAGCCATTCATAGCTTCTTGAGTGATGGAGCTGCAAAATGAAACAAATGAAAAGATTCTCAAAGATGCATTATTTAGACTTTTATATTCTGATCCCTTATTTTATCTTATGCGTCA
This sequence is a window from Enterococcus sp. 7F3_DIV0205. Protein-coding genes within it:
- a CDS encoding LCP family protein, with protein sequence MKTGMKFLICMILFVLLIFTGIGSYTAINFHNGKKIAQSQVNKSKNTNFSGDQQTNMKEITIMLIGDDGREDDEDGGRADTLMVAHYNSETKQPKLVSIMRDSYVSIPGHGLEKINAAYAYGGAELTRKVLNDSFGLPINYYISADFNNFIRLINELYPKGIEIDAEKDINLDNVDIKKGKQTMDGNTLLQYARFRMDEEGDFGRVRRQQQVMDALAKQSKDAVSFLQLPKIAGEAVGYLDTNIPTDLLVDLAKDFLTGNVKSLETLSVPVKGSWSFNDYTDAGSVLEIDEKQNQEAIHSFLSDGAAK